The nucleotide sequence TTGCCTGTCACCTTGACCTGTGCGGCATTGACCACCACTACAAAGTCGCCCACGTCCATGTGCGGGGTGTAAATGGGCTTGTGCTTGCCGCGCAAGACCCGTGCGATCCTGCTGGCCAGACGTCCCAACACCTGGTCGGACGCATCCACCAGGTACCACTTCTGCTCGATGTCCTTCTTTTTCGGCACGAACGTTTTCAAGCTTTGCTACCTCCTCCCTGTTCAAAGAGCTTTGAAAGGTATTAAAAACGCTCCAAAGAAGCAAGACCTTTTTTCATTTTTCCCGGCTTGCCTGCGAGCTGATCATTGCCTTAGCGCTCAGCGCACCAGAACAGCCCCTTGTTGCACAGGGCACGCACCCGACCACGCAACTTCCAGCCGTGGAACGGCGTGTTGCGGCACTTTGACTGCAAACGGTTGCGATCCACCACCCACTCGCTCTGCGGGTCGATGAAGCTCAGATTTGCCCTGGCCCCCTTAGCAATCTTCACTTGCTCAAGGCCCAGAGCGGCGCGTGGTCCCACGCTCATGGC is from Calditrichota bacterium and encodes:
- the rplM gene encoding 50S ribosomal protein L13, which translates into the protein MKTFVPKKKDIEQKWYLVDASDQVLGRLASRIARVLRGKHKPIYTPHMDVGDFVVVVNAAQVKVTG